Genomic segment of Mercurialis annua linkage group LG6, ddMerAnnu1.2, whole genome shotgun sequence:
TTGAAGCTCAAGTTTTGGACATGTGCTTGGAGCACATATGAGGAGGAATTGAGTGAGAATTTGATTAAGATGGCTACTGATCATGGGGAAAAGGCAGCTGCTGACTTGCTAAAATACACTCCTCATAAATGGTGCAAGGCTTACATTAGTGCAAGATGTAAATGTGATATGGTGGACAACAATGTGTCAGAGACATTCAATTCTTGGGTGAATGAATTCAGGGACAGACCACCAATCACACTTTTGGAAGAGATTAGAAAGAAGGTCATGACAAGGATAGCAAACTACAAGAATTTCACTTCCACATGGCAAGGTGACTTCTCACCTGATTGTTTGGCTACATTTGAGTCCAATTTTTTGCAGAGCACTGAATGTCAGATATTGGACAATGGTGATGATGGTTATGAGGTCAGCCATGGTGATGATCAACACACTGTAGTTTTCAACAAGAAGTCTTGTACCTGCAGGTTATGGGATATAAGTGGGATTCCTTGTGCACATGCAATTGCAGCCCTATACCATGCCAAGAAGAACCCCTTAGACTATATATGCAACTGCTTCAACAAGATAATGTTCCAAAATGCATATCATTTTTCCCTACAACCTGTTAGGGGGATCAAATTTTGGCGTTGTGACAAATATGAGGCTATTGAGCCTCCCCCCTTCAAGCAACCACCTGGCAGGCCAAAAAAGAATAGGGTTAAAGCTAAAAATGAGTCAAAGAAGCAGTCAGTCAGGGAGAAGCAGTCAGTCAGGGAGGGCCAGTCCAGTGAAATGCAGAAATTGGCAAGACAGATTGGTCATGTCAAATGCAGTTTGTGCAAAGGGTTAGGCCACAACAAGAAAACctgcaaaaacaaaaatactGGCCCTTCAACTGTTGGTCAGGGAGGAGGCAATGAGTGTTCACAAGCAGAAACTGCTCAAACTGGCCATGGAAGAACTTCACAACCTGGCCATGTCAGTCAGGGAGGGACAGCCCAGGGAGCAACTGGCCATGGCAGACATGGAGGAACACCAAGAGCAGCAACTCAAGAATCACAGGTATATATTCTTATTTCTGTCTCAAAGAATAGAGGGTTTTGGATAAACTCTTATCTAAACTTCAGGGTTTTTTTTAAACCTGAATTCAAACTTAAAGGGCTTTTTTAAACCAGCTTAAAACTGCAGGGGTTTTTTTAAACATGCTTATGACTGAAGTAATATGCTTCTTTAGTGTTTCCCAAGCACTTTCACAGGAAATGCAaggcaaaaattaaaagttcgcaAAGCAAATGCCAGGAATTTTGCCAAGAACATGGACAAGGAGAGAACCAATAGTGGTGTTGGTGTCACTTATGATCAACCAACTGGCAGGACAACATTCCTTGTAAGTATTATCTGAATATTAATGTGGATTGTGTATGTGCTTTATGTGTATTGTGTATGTACCAATAGTGGTGTTTTGTCTTTTATTTTGTAGGGATCAGTGACTGCTTCTCATGTAGTTGATCCTGGAAATGTAGCAGCTGCCCAGCAACACACTGATGCTTGGTCATTCAGGTATTCTTTGAGACAGAGATCACCACTCTTAGCTCCTTCACAGAGGCCTAGTGCAGAAGCTATGAGGAAGATCAACTTCACTGCAGATGGTCAAGGACCTGTTAATTTGCCATACACAGCATCTTCTGGTATCACATACAAGGGAAATCCAGCTATTACTTTAACCCAGTTACAACGGCAAACACGTAAGAGGAAGACCCCTACAAATACTGGAGAAAACACTCAGCAGTTTGCACAGTCTCAACCTGTTTTGACTAGAGAGAAGGGGAAAGCCAAAGTTCAACCTGAAAAAACTGCATAAGGACTACACTATAAACTACTTTTTGTTAAGAGCTGATGTGCTCAATTACATTGATCTCATAGTATGTAATATTTTTGTGTATGGATCCATATGTGGTCATTAGGCACACTTTTTTTGTAAAGGGCTATTGAGCTCCTTTAGATAGCATTATAGCTTATGTGGTCATTAGGCacactttttttttgtaaagggCTATTGAGCTCCTTTAGCTACTCTTGATGTTCATGTTAGTAATGATAGTGGCTGTTTTGGTACATTATTGATGTTCTCTATTTAGGTTCATTCACAATTTATGTTCATTCACAGTTTATAAAGCTAATGTAGGCAACAACATCAAACATTATTGACAACataaaattcacttttattaCATCAAACTAAGGCAATTGAAATCACAAAGCCAATTACAATCCATGATAGCATTAAACCTAACTTGTACATTTGTTTCTTCCTATTACTGATTTTCAGTTCTTCTTCTACAATCTTCTTCTCATACATTGGTCTCCTTAAACCATCATTTGTGCCAAATTCCATATCCATAAGCAACCTTCTGTTTTCCCTTTTCAGCATTACTCTTTCATTATGCAATTCATTTAGTAACAACTTCAACCTTTGCCCTATCTCTGGATCAATCCACCTAAAGAAACCACAACCTCCTCCAACCTGCAAATTGTACAAAACACATCACAGTAAAAAAATGAAGACAAAACCTGCTATATAACCGCAACAAAATTAAAGCTATAATCAGTCAAAGTTCCAACCAAGATATGAAGAAATTACATGGTAATTAGGGCAACCAAAAAACCTTCTTCCTGGATTCGTCTCTTTCCATGAGGTGTATACTTTTGCTATCATGCAGCAATTACAAACAGGAGCATGGAGTCTAGTGTCACGGTTGCCTGAGAGATCTTCTCGTCTGCTATAAACTGATGATGACGAATTAGATGCTTCCATTTATGAAAAAAGTAGAAGAAGATGACAGAGAAGAGGGGAATTGGGGATTTTTATGTTTGGAAATTAGGGATTTTATGTTTGGAAATAGAATTAGGGATTTTAAAATGAGGGAGGAAGGATTTTCATTTATTACTCCAACGATAATGCTGACAGGGAATTAAATGATTTGCCATGTCATCAGAAAGTTACCGTTAGATGTTTAGGTTATCAGATTAACGGCCATGTCAGCATTTAAACGGAGGAAATTGGACGGAAGGGGTtttttgttcaataaaaaaacCTGAGGGGCTGAATTGTACCCAAAAAAACATAAAGGGCTGTCTTGTCCTTTTTGAGAAACCTCaggggtttttttgtaccttctgccaaATATATTAAgacaatgtttttttttattcagaCAATGATTAATTGA
This window contains:
- the LOC126687926 gene encoding uncharacterized protein LOC126687926, giving the protein MEASNSSSSVYSRREDLSGNRDTRLHAPVCNCCMIAKVYTSWKETNPGRRFFGCPNYHVGGGCGFFRWIDPEIGQRLKLLLNELHNERVMLKRENRRLLMDMEFGTNDGLRRPMYEKKIVEEELKISNRKKQMYKLGLMLSWIVIGFVISIALV